Within Saccharomonospora cyanea NA-134, the genomic segment TCCTTTCCGGAGAGTCGGTCGAGGAGGAACGCCACGGTCTCCCTGCGTGCGGACACGTCGGCCTCGACCTGCCGCCAGTAGGTGCCGATCTCCTGGGCCGCGGCGGTCGCCGGGAGGTCGCAGACGAGCCGGATACGGGACAGCGGCATACCGATGCCGCGCAGCCACGCGATGAGCCGGGCACGGTCCAACTGCGAGGTGCCGTAGTGCCGGTAGCCGGTGAACGCGTCCACCCTCGCCGGGGGCAACAGCCCCAGCTCGTCGTACAACCTCAACGCCTTGGGTGTGAGCCCGCAGGCGGCGGCGAACTCGCCGATGCTCAGTGTCGTCATGGGTTCCTCCTCGCCCCGGGCGCTTCGCCCGGTGCCGGGAAGCGTGTGGCCTGCCCCCGGGGCAAGGTCAACGCCGGGCGGGTGGCGTGGTCAGCGGACCCGCGTCTGGGTCGCGCGGTAGGAGCCGCCCGGCCACACCCATTCGCCGGACAGCGTGGTGCCCTCGGCGTCGAAGTCGGCCCGGTAGCGGGCGGGAGAGCCGCGGTGGCCTCCCCAGATCGTGAGGGTGTCGCCGTCGATGTCGTAGACGTAGTCGAGCGTCTCGCCGTCGCGGCCGTAGAAGCGGGAGGTGACGTCGGGGTCCGCCTGCTCGGCGCCGAAGGGTCTGTGGTGGCCGATGATCTCGATCCCGGTCACGTGTTGCCCGTTCTGGTGCAGATCGATGTGCTGGACGAGGAAGTGGCCGCCGTCGAGCCACGTGTAGGTGACGGTGCCGGTGGCGCCACCGGTGACGGTCCAGGTGCCGGTGAGGCGATCGAGGTCGCGAATCGTGGTCATGGGTTTCCTTTCCGGAGGCGGTTCAGCGGAGGAACTCGGTCAGAACGGGAGCGAGCTTGCGCGGTGCCTGCATCACGGCACCGTGGTTCAGCTTGGGAAGTGTGCGGTGTTCCGCGTGCGGCAGCAGGTCGGCGAGCGCCCGGGCGGCGTCGTGGAATCCGGCGGGGCTCCTGCCGCCGGTGAGCACGAGCGTCGGGCACGTCACCGCAGCCCAGTCCTCGGCGCGCAGCGGCCTGCCTTGCTGGGTGTCGCCCATGACGGCGAGGTCGTAGGGCAGGGTGTGGGCGAGTCCGGTCAGTGTCGACCACACACCCGGAACGAGCCGCATCATCGTGACCAGGGCCGACGGCATGCCCTGCGCCTCGGTCATGAAGGCCCGCACGGCACCTGCCCGGTCGCCCGAGGCCAGCAGCGCGGCGAGCCGTTCGCCGAAGTCCGCGGGTGGACCGAACCCGCTGTCGCGGCGCACCACGAACGGCGGCTCGTACAGGGCCAGTTTCGTCACTCCGATACCGGCGGCCGCGGCGCGCAACGCCAGCACGGCGCCGGACGAGCTGCCGAACAGCGCCGCCGAGCCGCCCACCTGCTCGACGAGTGCGGCGATGTCGTCGATCTCGCGTTCGACGGCGTAGTGGGCGTGGTCCCCGCTCGCGCCGCGTCCGCGTCGGTCGTAGTTGACGACGGTGTGGTGTTGCGACAGCAGCGCCGCGAGCTTGCGGGTGTCGCGGCGGTCGGCGAGGGCGGACGCCACGAGGACGACGGCGGGCCCCTGGCCGCTGCGCTGGAACGCGATCGGCGTGCCGTCACGGGTGACGACCGTGTCGGTGGTGGAGGTCGTGGGCATGAGCTGCCTTTCGTGCTGGGGTGTCTGTCCTTGAGGGTGTGACGGCGCCGAGCGGGAAAAGGAATCGCTTCACCGACGGCGGACGGTGATCAGCGTGGTGGGCGTCACGGCACGCAGCAGCCGCAGGGACAGCCCGGCCAGCGACAGCACGCTGCCGTGGCCGAACCGCTGCCGCAGGCCGTGGAGGGTCTCCAGTTCCAGTTCGCCGGCGGCGACGACGACGAGCAGCCCCGCCCACGCGTTCCGGTCGTAGGGCCGGGTCTCACCCGCGGCGAGGACGACTCGTTCGCGGCTCACGACAGCACCAGGGGCAGGCCGAACGCGGCGAAGTGACGCGGCTCGAACGACGTGACCGCGCGAATACGTCCACTTTCGACGGTGAGGACGTCGAGCACCTGGGCGCGGAACGTGCCGGGCAGCGACCGGGTCTCGTCGGCGGTGGGGCGTTCGACGTAGTGGGCGACGGCGGGCTGCGTGTTGGCCCGTGTGACGACGCTGCGCCACTGCCCGTGGTACCACGTCGAGTCCGGGTCGAAGACCTCGCGGGTGAACGACAGCATCGCATCGCGCCCTCGCAACCACGCCGGGTACGGCGGCATGGTCAGACGCACGTCGTCGGCGAGCAGCGACGCGAGGACGTCGAGGTCGGCACGTTCGTGGGCGTCGACGTAGCGGCGGACGAGCGCCCGCTCGTCGCGGGTGGGGGCGCTGGCTCTCCAGGCGCCGCGGTCGGGCGGCAGGTGTTCGCGCAGGGTGGCCCTCGCGCGCTGCAGAGCGCTCTTGACCGCCGCGACGCTGGTGCCGAGCAGCGCGGCGGTGTCGGCTGCGGGCCAGCCGAGCACGTCGCGGGTGATGAGCACGGCGCGCTGGGTCGCCGGCAGCCGCTGCACCGCGACGAGGAACGCGAGCTCGACCGTCTCGCGGGCGATGGCGGTCTCGGCCGGTGCGTCAGGAGCGGCGAACAACGCCTCCGGCGCGGGTTGCAACCAGGGCACTTCCGTGGGCGGTGAGGCGGGATTCCCGGCCAGCGGCGCGGACCGGTAGGGCCGCGCGACGCGCCCCCGCTCGTCGATGAGATCGAGGCAGGCATTGGTGGCGATCTTGTAGAGCCACGCGCGGAACGTCGACCGTCCCTGGTAGGTCTGCCGGCGCCGCCACGCGCGCAGCAGCGTCTCCTGCACGATGTCGTCGGCGTCGTCACGGGAGCCGAGCATGCGGTAGCAGTGCACGCGAAGTTCGTGCCGGTAGCGGTCGGTGAGTTCACCGAACGCGGCCTGGTCGCCGTCACGCACGGCGGCGAGTACCAGTGCCTGCACGTTGTCGCCCGTGTTGTCGCCCATGCTCGATCGCCTTTCGTCCTCGGCGGGGTACCGACCGTGTGACCGTCGCGGCGCACGATGGGGATCGGTGGTGTGTCGCGCGCCACAACGGAGCCGGTCGCGCCCCGAGCACTGTCGTCATGCGGACGGTGTGCCGGTGGGCGGACGGACGCCGCGGGCACGCTGCAGCAGGAGCGCCAGGCTCCCCGCAGCAGCACCCCACAAGCCGTTGACCAGCAGCATCGGGACGATCGCGAACGGTTTGGCCAAGGGGCCTTGCAGCTCACCGGTGAGCAGAGGGGAGAGAACGCCGCTGAGTACGGTCGAGAGCACCGCGTAAGCCAGTCCGGTGCACACCAGGGTCAACACGGGGCGGGTGACGGCGCTGAACCCGACCGCGGCGATCCAGAGGACCGTGATCACGCTCGTCAGGATGACGGGCAGGCCTGCGGGGCGGTCGGCGTCGATGTGGTCGAACACGGTGTTCACCACCGGACGAGCGAGGGCGAGAACGCCCAGACCGAGCACAAGCGGCCAGCGCAGTTCCTTGAGAACGTCCATGCCGAGGACGCTAGTGCGGCGCGCAGACGCTGCCATCCGTTTCAGGTCTCGGCCTGTGTCGCTTGTGGCAGGACCGCGCCGTACGTCGGCAGGCGACATCGGGCTTTTCCGAAGCTGACACACGAAGCTGTCCACGATGTAGCGTGGCCCGCTGTGCTTACGAACGAACAGACAATCAGGCGGGCCCTGGATCGGATCACGGCGGAGTACGTCTTCCCCGAGAAAGCCGTGGACATCGACGCCGCGATCCGGCGCCGCCTCGCGGCGGGTGAGTACGACAACGTGGACGGTCCGGTTCTCTGCGAAACCGTGACCGCTCACCTCCAGGAGGTATGCGCGGACAAGCATCTGCGGCTGCTCTGGACGGACGAGCCGCAGTCGCTGGATCCACAGACCGCAGACGATGGCTGGGCCGCGTTCCTCGCGCTGCTCAGAGCGGAGAACCAGGGGATTCGCCGCGTCGAACACGTGGACGGGAACATCGGGCTCATCGACGTCCGGAGCATTGCCTCGGCCGTTGAGGGCGCCGCCGCGATCGGAGCGGCCATGCAACTGGTCGCCCACAGCTCCGCGCTCGTCGTGGACCTCCGCGCATGTCTCGGAGGCGCTCCAGAGGGAGCCGCGATGTGGTGCAGCTACTTCTTCGGCGACGACCAGGTACACCTCAACGACATCTTCGAGCGCTCCACCGGCGTGACACGGCAGTTCTGGACGCTCCCGCACCTGCCCGCACCACGCTACACGGACCGCCCGGTCTACGTGCTCACCAGCGCGATCACGTTCTCCGGCGGCGAGGACGTGGCTTACACCCTTCAGGCGCACAAGCGAGCTGTCCTCGTCGGCGAGACGACGCGTGGCGGCGCGCACCCGACAGCCCGTCATGCAATCACCGAGCACATTCTTGTCACCGTGCCGACCGCCCGGACCGTCAACAGTGTCACCGGCACCAACTGGGAAGGCACCGGAGTGATCCCCGACGTACCCGTCCCGGCGGACCAGGCGCTGGAGACGGCGCTCAAGGCCGCACGGAAGCGCATCGGCGAGTAGGCGCTCACGGCGACGCAACGCAATGCCCGCCATCCACTCGACTATGGGCTCAGCCGCGGGTGTCCACGTCAGGCCACCCCGAAGTGCCGCACGTCTCCGCTACGGCCAGCGCATCATCGACCGCCGAGGTCGTCGGTAGGCTGGCCGGGCCGAGGACAGCGGGACAGTCGCTTGAGGGAGGACCATCTCTATGCCGTGCTTCCGGGCCACCGACGGTGTCGAGATCTCCTACCGGTGTTGGGAGCAGGACTCCGAGTTGCCGCTGGTGCTGCTGCACCACGGTTTCGTCGCCAGCGGCCGGACGAACTGGGAGGCGCCGGGCATCGTCAGGAAGCTCGTCGAGGCGGGACGCCGCGTGGCCACGATCGACGCCCGAGGTCACGGCGACTCCGGCAAGCCCCACGACCCTGCCTACTACGGCGAGGCACGCATGGCCGAGGACGTCACGACGCTGATCGACGTGCTCGCGGAACCCGAGGTCGATCTGGTGGGCTATTCGATGGGCGCGGTCGTCGCGCTGCTCACCGCGGTTCGAGACCGGCGCGTCCGGCGCCTGGTCGTCGGTGGAGTGGGCGCCGGGGTGGTGGAACTCGGCGGGGTGGACACACGGGTGATCCCCGCCGAAACTCTGGTCCAGGTGCTGCGGTCCGACGATCCGGCCTCGGTCGCCGATTCCCCGGCTGCCTCGTTCCGAGCCTTCGCCGACGCGATCGGTGGTGACCGGGTGGCGTTGGCGGCGCAGGCGGCCTCCGTGCACGCCCGGCCCATTCCTCTCGACCGCATCGAGGCCACCACGCTCGTGCTCGCGGGCGACGACGACCCGCTCGCCGCGCGGCCCGAGCTGCTCGCCGGCGCCCTGCGCTCCGCGGTGGTGCGCAGGGTCCCCGGGGACCACATGAGCGCACTGCGCGCTCCGGGCTTCGCGACCGAACTGGTCGGCTTCGTCAACGCCGCCGAGACACCGGCGAGTGCGGTGTCCTGACCACACGCCACCCGCGCCCCAGGCGTGGCGGGCCGCGAGCACGTGTGTGGCGACCGGGCGGTGTGTCGGGGCGCCGGAGTGAACCGCTGTGCGAGAAGTTCCTCCGACAGGGGAGGGGAACCTGGACTTGAGGACCATGGAACGGAAACCGGCGCTGAGCCTTCGAGGTCCTGACCCGCTCGTCGACGGCGGCCGGACCACCTGCCCCGGGCCCTCGCCCGAGGCAGGCACAGCACCGTGGCACCGCATGAGCGTCACCGTCGCTTCGTGATCACCTCGAACAGGCTCGAGAATCCCTGGTCGCCGTGGCCGTCGGCGATGCGGCGGTCCATCAGGTCCTTGACCTCGCGCATGCGTACGGCTTCCACGCCCATGGATTCGCGATGGCTGATCATGTCGTCCATCAGCGCGGCCTGGACGTCGAGCGAACCGAGGTCGGGTCCGTACTCGCCGTTCTTGACGGCCTGCCCGAACGAGGTCAACAACGGCGGGTAAGCGCCCAACGAGCCGGCGACCCGCTCGGCGAACTCCGCCACGTCGACGCCCTCCGCCTGGACCAGTCTCAACGCGTGCAGGAAGCCGATGAGGAGCTCGTAGGCCACCGCGACCTGGGCCATGAACTCCACCGCCGCCGCCCCGGGGTCCTCGCCGTGGTACTCGACACTGCCCAGTACCCGCAGCGTCGACTCGTGGGCCTCGAACGCCCTGCGAGCACCACTGAACGGGAACACGATGTTCGGCGTACCCACATACGGCGGATCCCCCATGATCTTGCCGTCGAGATACTCGGCGCCGCGCTCACTCGCCCAGCGCTCGTTGGACCGCGCCTGGGCAGGAGACCCACTCGTGACGTTCACCAGCACCCTGCCCGCGACCGCGGCGTCGACGGACCCGAGCACCTGCTCCACCGCTGTGTTGTCGAGCAGGCAGACCACGACGAGCGGGCTCGCCGCCACCGCCTCCGCGGCCGTCGCGGCCGCCGTGGCACCAGCCTCCACCAGCGGCGCGCCCTTGCTCGCCGTCCGGTTCCACACCGTCGTGCGGTATCCGCGGTTCACGAACACCTTGGCGATCGCCGATCCCATGTCACCGAGACCGAGCACGGTGACCTGGCTGGCCACGCCGGTCAGGCCGTCGGTTGTCGTCATGTCGTCATGATCTTCCTTTCGGTGGGGTGTCCTTACAGGCACGGGCTGCGGTTGGTCAGTCGAGGAATCCGTCGACGAGTCGAAGCAGTGGTTCCGGTCGGACGAACCAGTCCATGTGCCCCTGATCGGGGATCTCGGCGAGTTCACTGCGCGCGATCGCCTCGTGCAACCGCCGGGACTCTTCGACGGGAACCATGGCGTCCCGGCCGAAGCCGACGATCAGGGTGGGCACCTGGATGGTCGGCAGCAACGGGCGGATGTCCACGTCCAGTCCGAGATCGATCTGGCGAGCGATGCCTTCCGGCGGCCAGGGGTCGGACAGGAAATGAGCCAGCCCGTCGTGGCCGAAGTGGTCCAGGACGGCCGCGCTGTATCCGGTCAGGGCGGTGAACCGCTTGAGCAGCTCGCGGTCGGTGTGGAGCAGGCGGCGCCAGGTCTGGAAGTAGAACCGGTTGCGCGGGCCCGCGGTGTGCGACCAACCGGCCACGAGGACGAGGCGGCGCACCAGGTCGGGGTGCCGTGCCGCGACCGCGGCGGCGGCCACGGCGCCGAGGGAGAAGCCCAGCACGTCCACGGGACCGTCCACGGCGGCGCGGACGGCGGCCGTGACCTGTTCGGAGATCAGCTCGATACTGAGCGGCCCACCGTCGTCGGTGGTGCCGCCGCTGCCACTGAAGTTGGGCCGGACCACTGTCCGGGAGCCGCTGAAGTGGTCTGTGACGTGAGCGAACACCTTGTCGGCGTCGCCGCCGATGCCGTGGACCAGCGCCAGACCGGGACCGGTGCCGTCCACCTCGTAATGGACGCGGCTCCCGTGTGCGGAGGCGTATCGCATCGCCCCTCCTTCTCTGAGTGCTGATAATCTTAGCGCTAGATAAAAGCAGGAGAACTAGTTGATCAGCAAGACTCTTAGTGCTCAGATAATTGTGAGGTGTGACTCATGGCGGACGCAGTGGCCGGTGTTGTCGAGCAGTGGCGGAAGCAGCGCCCAGACGTCGACTTCGAGCCGATTGCCGTGGTGGGGCGCCTGATGCGCCTCTCCCGACTGTGGGACAAGGCGATCAAGGACTTCCTCACCCGGCACGGCGTCGACCCCGGCGAGTTCGACGTGCTCAGCACGCTGCGTCGAGCCGGCGAGCCCTACCGGCTCAGCGCGGGGGAGATCCTCGGCGCCTCCCTGGTCACCTCCGGTGCCATCACCCTGCGCATCGACCGCATGGAGGCCAAAGGGCTGGTCGAACGGGTACGCGACGCTTCCGACCGCCGCGTCGTCCGCGTCCAGCTCACCCCGAAGGGTCTCGCCACCATCGACGACCTCATCCCCCGCCACCTCGCCAACGAAGCCGACTTCCTGCGCGCCCTCGACCAGGACGACCGAGAGCGACTCGCCGACCTGCTCAGCGCCTTGCTCACCGACTACGAACACCGCACGTGACGCATTCCGTCCACGCGGGCGACGACGCCAAGCGGGCTCCCAGCCGGAAGCGCACCACCCGGAGTGCGCTTCCGACGCCACCGGTCCTCGCCGCGAGCGCACTCCCGTGGCCGAGGACCGGGCGCCCGCCGCGGGCTTCGATGGCGGCCCACCGACTTGAGACTCAACAGCGGCGCAGAGGTCGTGCGGCGTCCTGCCTGCGCCCGCTCAACGCCGGACCACCCCGAGCAGGTCTTCGGTACCCGACCGCCACCCGGACGGCGCGGGCCGGACAGCCAGCGGAGACCTGCTCGGACCCCGACACCGGATCTTGAGCGTTGTTTTTCCGCCATGCAGACATTAGCATCCGCATAGTGGAAACAAGGGGTTTCCTGTGCCCAGTCGTTCCCGTCTCGCTAGCGAGGTGTGATGTCGAGAACCAGTCCGGGTTACGCGATCACCGTGCGCGTCGACGCACCGGCCGACGCCGGTGCCACGAGTGGCCTCGTCGCGGCGGTGAGCCGCGCCGGCGGAGCGCTCACCGCGCTCGACGTCGTGGAGTCCCACGCCGACCGAATCGTCGTCGACATCACGTGCGACGCCACGGACGCCGACCACGCCGAGACCATCACCGCGACGCTCGGTGAGGTCGAGGGGGTGTCGGTGCGCAAGGTCAGCGACCGAACCTTCCTGCTGCACCTCGGCGGCAAGCTCGAGGTCAACTCGAAGGTGCCGCTGCGGCATCGCGACGATCTGTCCCGGGCCTACACTCCCGGCGTCGCCCGGGTCTGCCGGGCCATCGCGGAGAACCCCGAGGACGTCCGGCGGCTCACCATCAAGCGCAACACGGTCGCGGTGGTCACCGACGGATCGGCCGTGCTCGGTCTCGGCGACATCGGCCCGGCCGCCGCGTTGCCGGTGATGGAGGGCAAGGCCGCGCTGTTCAAACAGTTCGCGGGCGTCGACGCGTGGCCGGTGTGCCTCGACACCAAGGATCCGGACAAGATCGTTGACATCGTCAGGGCCATCGCCCCCGGCTACGGTGGGATCAACCTCGAAGACATCGCCGCGCCCCGGTGCTTCGAGATCGAGCGGCGGCTGCGCGAGGAGCTCGACATCCCGGTCTTCCACGACGACCAGCACGGCACCGCCATCGTCGTGCTGGCCGCCCTCACCAACGCGCTGCGCGTCGTGGGCAAGGACAAGGGCGCGATACGCACGGTGGTGAGCGGGGTCGGCGCGGCCGGTCACGCCATCATCCGGCTGCTCCTCGCCCAGGGCGTACACGACATCGTCGCCTGCGACCGCCGCGGGATCGTGCACCGCGACCGGGACGGGCTCGACCCCGCGCGGAAGTGGATCGCCGAGCACACCAACCCCCGCGACGCCACCGGCACACTCGCCGAGGCGCTCGCGGACGCGGACGTGTTCATCGGGGTGTCCGCGCCGAACCTGCTCACCGGCGACGACATCGCCACGATGGCCGACGACGCGATCGTCTTCGCCCTCGCCAACCCCGATCCGGAGGTCGATCCCTTCGCTGCCCGAGAACACGCCGCCGTGGTGGCCACGGGCCGGTCGGACTTCCCGAACCAGATCAACAACGTGCTCGCGTTCCCGGGGTTCTTCCGGGGCATGCTCGACGCCGGTGCACACGAGATCACCGACGCGGTGATGCTCGCCGCAGCCGGGGCCGTCGCCGACGCCGTGGAGCCGGAGCAACTCAACGCCGCCTACATCGTGCCCTCGGTGTTCGATCCCCAGGTCGCCCCCGCGGTCGCCGCGGCCGTCCGCGCCGCCGGGTCATCGGAGGGAGAGCCCCGATGACCGATTCCCGACCGATGGCCGACGA encodes:
- a CDS encoding alpha/beta fold hydrolase, which encodes MPTTSTTDTVVTRDGTPIAFQRSGQGPAVVLVASALADRRDTRKLAALLSQHHTVVNYDRRGRGASGDHAHYAVEREIDDIAALVEQVGGSAALFGSSSGAVLALRAAAAGIGVTKLALYEPPFVVRRDSGFGPPADFGERLAALLASGDRAGAVRAFMTEAQGMPSALVTMMRLVPGVWSTLTGLAHTLPYDLAVMGDTQQGRPLRAEDWAAVTCPTLVLTGGRSPAGFHDAARALADLLPHAEHRTLPKLNHGAVMQAPRKLAPVLTEFLR
- a CDS encoding RNA polymerase subunit sigma-70, with the translated sequence MGDNTGDNVQALVLAAVRDGDQAAFGELTDRYRHELRVHCYRMLGSRDDADDIVQETLLRAWRRRQTYQGRSTFRAWLYKIATNACLDLIDERGRVARPYRSAPLAGNPASPPTEVPWLQPAPEALFAAPDAPAETAIARETVELAFLVAVQRLPATQRAVLITRDVLGWPAADTAALLGTSVAAVKSALQRARATLREHLPPDRGAWRASAPTRDERALVRRYVDAHERADLDVLASLLADDVRLTMPPYPAWLRGRDAMLSFTREVFDPDSTWYHGQWRSVVTRANTQPAVAHYVERPTADETRSLPGTFRAQVLDVLTVESGRIRAVTSFEPRHFAAFGLPLVLS
- a CDS encoding S41 family peptidase, which codes for MLTNEQTIRRALDRITAEYVFPEKAVDIDAAIRRRLAAGEYDNVDGPVLCETVTAHLQEVCADKHLRLLWTDEPQSLDPQTADDGWAAFLALLRAENQGIRRVEHVDGNIGLIDVRSIASAVEGAAAIGAAMQLVAHSSALVVDLRACLGGAPEGAAMWCSYFFGDDQVHLNDIFERSTGVTRQFWTLPHLPAPRYTDRPVYVLTSAITFSGGEDVAYTLQAHKRAVLVGETTRGGAHPTARHAITEHILVTVPTARTVNSVTGTNWEGTGVIPDVPVPADQALETALKAARKRIGE
- a CDS encoding alpha/beta fold hydrolase is translated as MPCFRATDGVEISYRCWEQDSELPLVLLHHGFVASGRTNWEAPGIVRKLVEAGRRVATIDARGHGDSGKPHDPAYYGEARMAEDVTTLIDVLAEPEVDLVGYSMGAVVALLTAVRDRRVRRLVVGGVGAGVVELGGVDTRVIPAETLVQVLRSDDPASVADSPAASFRAFADAIGGDRVALAAQAASVHARPIPLDRIEATTLVLAGDDDPLAARPELLAGALRSAVVRRVPGDHMSALRAPGFATELVGFVNAAETPASAVS
- a CDS encoding NAD(P)-dependent oxidoreductase, translated to MTTTDGLTGVASQVTVLGLGDMGSAIAKVFVNRGYRTTVWNRTASKGAPLVEAGATAAATAAEAVAASPLVVVCLLDNTAVEQVLGSVDAAVAGRVLVNVTSGSPAQARSNERWASERGAEYLDGKIMGDPPYVGTPNIVFPFSGARRAFEAHESTLRVLGSVEYHGEDPGAAAVEFMAQVAVAYELLIGFLHALRLVQAEGVDVAEFAERVAGSLGAYPPLLTSFGQAVKNGEYGPDLGSLDVQAALMDDMISHRESMGVEAVRMREVKDLMDRRIADGHGDQGFSSLFEVITKRR
- a CDS encoding alpha/beta fold hydrolase encodes the protein MRYASAHGSRVHYEVDGTGPGLALVHGIGGDADKVFAHVTDHFSGSRTVVRPNFSGSGGTTDDGGPLSIELISEQVTAAVRAAVDGPVDVLGFSLGAVAAAAVAARHPDLVRRLVLVAGWSHTAGPRNRFYFQTWRRLLHTDRELLKRFTALTGYSAAVLDHFGHDGLAHFLSDPWPPEGIARQIDLGLDVDIRPLLPTIQVPTLIVGFGRDAMVPVEESRRLHEAIARSELAEIPDQGHMDWFVRPEPLLRLVDGFLD
- a CDS encoding MarR family winged helix-turn-helix transcriptional regulator → MADAVAGVVEQWRKQRPDVDFEPIAVVGRLMRLSRLWDKAIKDFLTRHGVDPGEFDVLSTLRRAGEPYRLSAGEILGASLVTSGAITLRIDRMEAKGLVERVRDASDRRVVRVQLTPKGLATIDDLIPRHLANEADFLRALDQDDRERLADLLSALLTDYEHRT
- a CDS encoding NAD-dependent malic enzyme, which translates into the protein MSRTSPGYAITVRVDAPADAGATSGLVAAVSRAGGALTALDVVESHADRIVVDITCDATDADHAETITATLGEVEGVSVRKVSDRTFLLHLGGKLEVNSKVPLRHRDDLSRAYTPGVARVCRAIAENPEDVRRLTIKRNTVAVVTDGSAVLGLGDIGPAAALPVMEGKAALFKQFAGVDAWPVCLDTKDPDKIVDIVRAIAPGYGGINLEDIAAPRCFEIERRLREELDIPVFHDDQHGTAIVVLAALTNALRVVGKDKGAIRTVVSGVGAAGHAIIRLLLAQGVHDIVACDRRGIVHRDRDGLDPARKWIAEHTNPRDATGTLAEALADADVFIGVSAPNLLTGDDIATMADDAIVFALANPDPEVDPFAAREHAAVVATGRSDFPNQINNVLAFPGFFRGMLDAGAHEITDAVMLAAAGAVADAVEPEQLNAAYIVPSVFDPQVAPAVAAAVRAAGSSEGEPR